A stretch of the Halomonas sp. CH40 genome encodes the following:
- a CDS encoding BCCT family transporter, with translation MDSNSQRPDDKNSEGVPAPDGPANLIDTDYVIGQDNLTASPMGFNIDLHGKVFTISSLVIVLFVVLTLALQDQISPIYDVVFNYLTTNLAWFFIFAANIFVLLCLFLIVSPFGKIRIGGANAKPDFTYAGWFSMLFAAGMGIGLMFFGVNEPLAHFGTSFDGSNWAPLGGATGEFEGDAAGSAALGMAATIFHWGLHPWAIYAVVALSLALFAFNKGLPLSMRSVFYPILGERVWGWPGHIIDILAVFATLFGLATSLGLGATQAAAGLTYLFDAPEGDVTMILLIIGITIIAIASILAGVEKGVQLLSKINIVMAAGLLFFVIAVGPTLLIVTGFFDNLLNYVVHLPALSNPFGREDANFSQGWTAFYWAWWISWSPYVGMFIARVSRGRTVREFLVAVLLVPSIVSVLWMTTFGGTAIDQYLSQGIEAVRDAGVDLQLFIMLEQLPLSNITSFLAIVLVIVFFVTSSDSGSLVIDSITAGGKVDAPKPQRVFWAIIEGTIAIALLLGGGLTALQTMSVSTGFPFTIILLVACYAIIKGLMSEPKPA, from the coding sequence GTGGACTCAAACTCTCAACGTCCGGACGATAAAAATTCGGAGGGTGTTCCTGCCCCCGATGGCCCTGCCAATCTCATCGATACCGATTATGTGATCGGCCAGGATAACCTGACAGCCTCGCCAATGGGGTTCAATATTGACCTGCATGGCAAGGTATTCACCATCTCATCCTTGGTGATTGTTCTTTTTGTCGTGCTTACCCTGGCATTACAGGATCAGATTTCACCCATTTATGATGTGGTTTTCAATTATCTGACCACCAATCTTGCCTGGTTCTTCATTTTTGCAGCCAACATCTTTGTTCTGCTCTGCCTGTTTCTGATTGTCTCGCCGTTCGGTAAAATCCGCATTGGTGGCGCGAACGCCAAGCCGGACTTTACCTATGCAGGCTGGTTTTCCATGCTGTTTGCTGCGGGTATGGGCATTGGCCTGATGTTTTTCGGCGTCAACGAGCCGCTTGCCCACTTTGGCACCTCCTTTGATGGCAGCAACTGGGCGCCGCTGGGTGGCGCAACGGGCGAGTTTGAAGGCGATGCGGCAGGTTCAGCGGCACTTGGCATGGCGGCCACCATCTTCCACTGGGGCCTACATCCCTGGGCGATCTACGCGGTTGTCGCCTTGTCCCTGGCCTTGTTTGCTTTCAACAAAGGCCTGCCGCTGTCCATGCGCTCGGTGTTTTACCCGATTCTGGGTGAGCGTGTTTGGGGCTGGCCGGGGCATATCATTGATATCCTTGCCGTATTTGCGACGCTCTTTGGTCTGGCAACCTCTCTTGGCCTGGGCGCCACCCAGGCAGCAGCGGGTCTGACCTACCTGTTCGACGCTCCCGAAGGTGATGTCACCATGATATTGCTGATCATCGGGATTACCATTATCGCCATTGCCTCCATCCTTGCCGGGGTAGAGAAAGGCGTTCAGCTGTTATCAAAAATCAACATCGTCATGGCAGCGGGCCTGCTGTTCTTTGTTATCGCCGTAGGGCCGACACTACTGATTGTCACAGGTTTTTTCGATAACCTGCTGAACTATGTGGTTCATCTGCCTGCCCTTTCCAACCCCTTTGGCCGTGAAGATGCCAACTTTAGCCAGGGCTGGACAGCCTTCTACTGGGCATGGTGGATTTCCTGGTCTCCGTATGTCGGCATGTTTATCGCTCGGGTATCTCGTGGACGCACCGTACGTGAATTCCTGGTTGCGGTTCTTCTAGTGCCATCGATTGTATCCGTACTGTGGATGACCACCTTTGGTGGGACAGCTATCGATCAATACCTGTCTCAAGGTATTGAGGCGGTGCGTGACGCTGGCGTCGACCTTCAGTTGTTTATCATGCTTGAACAACTGCCGCTGTCGAACATCACCTCATTTCTTGCCATCGTGCTGGTCATTGTCTTCTTCGTCACCTCGTCGGATTCCGGCTCGCTGGTGATTGACTCAATTACCGCAGGCGGTAAGGTCGATGCTCCCAAACCACAGCGTGTGTTCTGGGCCATCATTGAAGGCACCATTGCTATTGCCCTGTTGTTGGGTGGCGGTTTGACGGCTTTGCAGACCATGTCGGTCTCTACCGGCTTCCCGTTCACTATCATTCTGCTGGTGGCCTGTTATGCAATCATCAAAGGCTTGATGAGCGAACCCAAGCCAGCCTGA
- a CDS encoding 3'-5' exonuclease — MVMIRPRKKIVQSDWSAYLNQRGQQVRDPAIQRFFQTPMPSGDTPIAQVPMVALDMETTGLDERRHAIVSIGIVPFDMNRILLAKRRYWVIKPPRPLAEESIAFHHITHSEIAHAPDLNEVLNDLLDALAGRLVVVHFRHIERPFLDAAVKARRGESVLFPMIDTMSLEARLHRQSLWARFRRWLGRPPVSIRLNASRQRYGLPAYQGHHALVDALATAELLQAQIAHHYQPETPLRDLWT, encoded by the coding sequence ATGGTGATGATACGTCCACGCAAGAAGATCGTTCAGTCGGATTGGAGTGCCTACCTAAACCAGCGTGGCCAGCAGGTTCGTGATCCTGCCATTCAGCGTTTTTTTCAGACTCCTATGCCCAGCGGCGATACGCCGATTGCTCAGGTGCCCATGGTGGCACTGGATATGGAAACCACCGGTCTGGATGAGCGCCGACACGCGATTGTCAGTATTGGCATTGTACCCTTTGACATGAACAGGATTCTGCTGGCTAAGCGCCGTTACTGGGTGATCAAGCCACCGCGCCCACTGGCAGAAGAGTCGATTGCCTTTCATCATATTACCCATTCGGAAATTGCTCACGCACCGGATCTCAACGAGGTGCTGAATGACCTCTTGGATGCCCTGGCGGGCCGTCTGGTCGTTGTCCATTTTCGTCATATCGAGCGACCATTTCTGGATGCGGCCGTCAAGGCACGTCGCGGAGAAAGCGTGCTTTTCCCAATGATTGATACCATGTCGCTGGAAGCGCGTTTGCATCGTCAGTCACTGTGGGCGCGCTTTCGCCGCTGGCTGGGTCGTCCACCGGTGTCCATTCGCCTGAATGCCAGCCGCCAACGTTACGGCCTGCCCGCCTATCAAGGGCATCATGCGCTGGTGGATGCGTTGGCCACAGCGGAACTGTTACAGGCACAGATTGCCCACCATTACCAACCGGAAACGCCGCTGCGCGATCTCTGGACCTGA
- a CDS encoding DUF294 nucleotidyltransferase-like domain-containing protein, translating to MDVELLEIHQHMGKYPPFDGLSDELLDRIAESVEVRYFKTGSEILRLNETVNELCYIRSGAVEVYRRQGELYNRLGEGDIFGHFSLLRGHRVRYPAKAIEDTLIYFIPGAVFQQLCDEDDHFADFIEVERPRLESVAEEQKKSNDMMVTRIRKLLSRYPVMVETTTTVQAAAQQMSNAQASALLVLKRGKENPRFSFNDSEGVAWQMCGILTDSDFRKSIVAQGLPPETPVGDVIGPHLITVQSDVSVYEAMLTMLRSNVHHLPVLYRQRPVGVVHLSDIIRYETHSGLYLVSNIFSQSSVEGLARLAPDVSAAFVRMVQEEANSHMVGSALSTIGRSFTRRLLEMAEEELGPPPVPYSFMVNGSMARNEQTIVTDQDNALVIDDAFDPVQHDDYFYQLAKYVSDGLDACGYTYCKGDVMATNPQWRQPLRVWKEYFRDWINNPSPEKLLHSSIFFDLDSAYGEEVYIETLQDLVASEAAKSPLFLAAMARNALNRTPPLGFFRTFVMEKDGKHNNSINLKRRGTAPMVDLIRIHALACGSKAQNSFERLDDIAKTQLLANGVTDKLRYALEFLCMSRIRHQVIDLQEERTPDNNIEPENVASNERHTLKDAFQVLSNAQKFLKFRYPMPAHRQGRS from the coding sequence ATGGACGTTGAGCTTCTGGAGATTCATCAGCACATGGGCAAGTATCCGCCCTTTGACGGTTTGTCAGATGAGCTGCTTGATCGTATTGCCGAAAGCGTTGAGGTTCGCTATTTCAAAACAGGTAGCGAGATTCTGCGTCTTAACGAAACTGTCAATGAGCTGTGTTACATACGCAGCGGGGCCGTTGAGGTCTATCGCCGCCAGGGCGAGCTTTATAACCGCTTGGGTGAAGGCGATATCTTCGGCCACTTCAGCCTGTTGCGCGGGCACCGGGTGCGCTATCCGGCCAAGGCGATTGAAGATACCCTGATCTACTTTATTCCCGGGGCTGTGTTCCAGCAGCTGTGTGATGAAGACGACCACTTTGCGGATTTTATCGAAGTCGAAAGGCCACGCTTGGAAAGCGTAGCGGAAGAGCAGAAAAAATCCAATGACATGATGGTCACCCGGATACGTAAACTGCTGTCGCGTTATCCGGTCATGGTTGAAACCACTACTACGGTGCAGGCGGCGGCTCAACAGATGAGCAATGCTCAGGCCTCTGCGTTGCTGGTACTCAAGCGTGGCAAAGAGAACCCACGCTTTAGCTTTAATGATAGCGAAGGCGTTGCCTGGCAGATGTGCGGCATCCTGACCGACAGCGATTTTCGCAAGAGCATTGTCGCTCAAGGCCTGCCGCCTGAGACGCCGGTAGGCGATGTGATTGGCCCCCACCTGATTACCGTGCAGTCTGACGTGTCGGTTTACGAAGCCATGCTGACCATGTTGCGCAGCAATGTGCATCACTTACCGGTACTGTATCGCCAGCGCCCGGTAGGAGTGGTGCATTTATCCGATATTATCCGCTATGAAACCCACAGCGGGCTTTATCTGGTCAGTAATATTTTCAGTCAGTCCAGCGTTGAGGGGCTGGCCCGCTTGGCGCCGGATGTCAGCGCAGCCTTTGTGCGTATGGTTCAGGAAGAGGCCAACTCGCACATGGTAGGCAGTGCGCTGTCAACCATAGGCCGCAGTTTTACCCGTCGCCTGCTGGAGATGGCGGAAGAAGAGCTTGGGCCACCACCCGTGCCCTATAGTTTTATGGTCAATGGTTCCATGGCGCGTAACGAACAGACCATAGTGACGGATCAGGATAATGCGTTGGTGATTGACGATGCTTTTGATCCCGTACAGCACGATGACTACTTCTATCAACTGGCAAAGTATGTCAGTGATGGGCTGGATGCCTGCGGCTATACCTACTGTAAAGGTGATGTCATGGCGACCAACCCACAGTGGCGGCAACCGCTGCGGGTCTGGAAAGAGTATTTCCGTGACTGGATCAATAATCCGTCGCCTGAAAAGCTCCTGCACAGTTCGATTTTCTTCGACCTTGACAGCGCCTATGGTGAAGAAGTCTATATCGAGACCTTGCAGGATCTGGTGGCAAGTGAGGCGGCCAAGTCACCGCTATTTTTGGCGGCCATGGCTCGAAATGCACTCAACCGCACGCCGCCTCTGGGGTTCTTCCGTACTTTTGTGATGGAAAAAGATGGCAAGCATAATAATTCCATCAACCTGAAGCGGCGTGGCACCGCGCCCATGGTAGACCTTATCCGGATTCATGCGCTGGCCTGTGGTTCAAAAGCCCAGAATTCCTTTGAGCGGCTTGACGATATTGCCAAGACGCAGCTGCTGGCCAATGGGGTGACCGACAAACTGCGCTATGCGCTGGAGTTTCTATGCATGTCGCGTATTCGCCATCAGGTGATTGATCTGCAGGAGGAGCGCACACCGGATAATAATATCGAGCCGGAAAACGTCGCCAGTAACGAGCGGCATACACTGAAAGATGCTTTTCAGGTGTTGAGTAATGCCCAGAAGTTTCTGAAATTCCGCTACCCGATGCCAGCTCACAGGCAGGGACGCAGCTAA
- a CDS encoding DUF4168 domain-containing protein: MQRLTALFSAALLATGLIATAAHAQQTQDPAQDPMATQQAPAQDFSDQQLQQFADASQEIAVISQDYTQRLQEAEDEQSQQEVRAEANDKMIEVVEDSGLNVETFNAIGQAIQQNPEMMQRVQEMASQS, from the coding sequence ATGCAACGTTTAACTGCACTGTTTTCTGCCGCTCTGTTAGCCACTGGTCTGATAGCAACTGCTGCTCATGCTCAGCAGACACAAGATCCTGCCCAAGATCCCATGGCCACCCAGCAGGCGCCAGCGCAGGATTTTTCTGATCAACAGTTGCAACAATTTGCTGATGCTTCTCAGGAAATCGCGGTTATTTCCCAAGATTATACCCAGCGCCTTCAAGAGGCTGAAGATGAGCAGAGCCAGCAGGAAGTACGTGCTGAAGCCAACGACAAGATGATTGAAGTCGTGGAAGATAGCGGTCTCAATGTCGAAACCTTTAATGCTATCGGTCAGGCCATTCAGCAGAACCCCGAAATGATGCAACGCGTACAGGAAATGGCATCACAGTCGTAA
- a CDS encoding DMT family transporter: MPVLFVLLWSTGFIGAKFGLPYAEPFTFLFIRMMLTLLILIPLALVMRIPWPSKASLWGHIAVTGCLVHGAYLGGVFYGIYHGMPAGLAALLVGLQPLLTAACAGPLLGEKLNQRQWIGLVLGLVGISLVLGSKLDISDTLFAGFGLPALFSVMAALAGISIGTLYQKRFCTSMHLISGTAIQYLAAGALFGGGALLLETRSVDWTPTFLLTLGWLVLVLSIAAIMLLMALIKKGEASRVASLFYLVPPVTALQAWWLFDERLPWLGLLGMAITILGVVMVVKSSQAGTKA, from the coding sequence ATGCCCGTCCTGTTTGTCCTGTTATGGAGTACCGGCTTTATCGGCGCCAAATTTGGCTTGCCTTACGCTGAACCCTTTACCTTTCTGTTTATCCGCATGATGCTGACGCTTTTGATCCTGATCCCGTTGGCACTTGTCATGCGCATTCCCTGGCCTTCCAAGGCCAGCCTGTGGGGGCACATAGCCGTCACCGGCTGTCTGGTTCACGGCGCTTACCTTGGGGGTGTTTTTTACGGCATCTACCACGGCATGCCCGCCGGACTCGCCGCACTTTTGGTCGGCTTACAACCACTACTGACGGCCGCCTGCGCGGGCCCTTTGCTAGGTGAAAAACTCAACCAGCGCCAATGGATCGGCTTGGTACTCGGCCTGGTGGGCATTAGCCTGGTGCTGGGTAGCAAACTCGATATTAGTGACACCTTGTTTGCTGGCTTTGGTTTACCGGCGCTTTTTAGCGTGATGGCGGCCTTGGCGGGTATCTCGATCGGCACACTTTACCAGAAGCGTTTTTGCACCAGCATGCATCTGATTTCAGGCACGGCGATTCAGTATCTGGCCGCAGGCGCCCTGTTTGGCGGTGGCGCACTCCTGTTAGAAACCCGCAGTGTAGACTGGACACCTACGTTTTTATTGACCCTTGGCTGGCTGGTACTGGTGCTGTCCATTGCCGCCATCATGCTGTTGATGGCGCTGATCAAAAAAGGCGAGGCTTCAAGAGTGGCCAGTCTTTTCTACCTGGTCCCCCCGGTAACCGCCCTGCAGGCCTGGTGGCTATTTGACGAACGCTTGCCCTGGCTGGGCCTGCTGGGGATGGCGATCACTATCCTGGGTGTTGTTATGGTGGTTAAATCATCCCAGGCGGGCACCAAGGCATAA
- the mtgA gene encoding monofunctional biosynthetic peptidoglycan transglycosylase, producing the protein MLKRALAHVAGFVWRILWRVALVFVLLSIALVLLFRYVPPPGSMVMLERKVQGWLANEPITIDHQWRDWEAMADAAKLAVMAAEDQRFPSHSGFDLIEIRQALSTAISGGRLRGASTISQQTAKNVFLWSGRNWGRKALETWFTVLIELIWGKQRILEVYLNVAEWDEGVFGLEAASQHYFGASASALSERQASLLAAILPSPLTRSASVPSPQVEQRSQWIRQQMRNLGGSRYLQRLLPPAT; encoded by the coding sequence ATGTTGAAACGAGCGCTCGCGCATGTGGCCGGTTTTGTCTGGCGAATTCTCTGGCGGGTAGCGCTCGTTTTTGTGCTGTTATCCATTGCTCTGGTGCTGCTCTTTCGCTATGTGCCACCTCCGGGCTCCATGGTGATGCTGGAGCGTAAGGTTCAGGGCTGGCTAGCCAATGAGCCGATCACCATTGACCATCAATGGCGGGATTGGGAAGCCATGGCGGACGCGGCCAAGCTGGCGGTGATGGCCGCCGAGGATCAGCGCTTTCCCTCTCACTCCGGGTTTGATCTGATTGAAATTCGCCAGGCGCTGTCCACTGCTATCAGCGGTGGACGCCTGCGCGGCGCCAGCACCATTAGCCAGCAGACCGCCAAGAATGTCTTTTTGTGGAGCGGGCGCAACTGGGGGCGTAAGGCGCTGGAGACCTGGTTTACCGTTTTGATTGAGCTGATCTGGGGCAAGCAGCGCATTCTTGAGGTGTATCTGAACGTCGCCGAATGGGATGAAGGTGTTTTCGGCCTGGAAGCCGCTTCTCAGCATTATTTTGGCGCATCGGCCAGTGCGTTGAGTGAACGTCAGGCAAGCCTGTTAGCCGCCATCCTACCCAGCCCGCTGACCCGCAGTGCGTCCGTGCCAAGCCCCCAGGTCGAACAGCGCAGCCAGTGGATTCGCCAGCAGATGCGCAACCTGGGCGGCTCGCGTTATCTTCAGCGGTTGTTACCTCCCGCCACCTGA
- the fghA gene encoding S-formylglutathione hydrolase, producing MSMSETLELVSANRSFGGWHKRYRHYSRALDCDMIFAVYLPPQAEEERVPLLWWLSGLTCNDENFMQKAGAHRLAAELGVAIVCPDTSPRGTDLPGEHERYDLGSGAGFYVNATEAPWKPHYRMYDYVAEELPSVVRQHFPVNGRESISGHSMGGHGALILALRHPGRFRSVSAFSPVVNPMECPWGRNAFSHYLGDDITRWRQYDACELVANGASRQRLFIDQGEADQFLEEQLKPDHLEAVCEKHDHPLTLRRQPGYDHSYFFIATFIEDHLRYHAEHLYKR from the coding sequence ATGAGCATGAGTGAAACCCTAGAGCTGGTATCGGCCAACCGTAGCTTTGGCGGCTGGCACAAGCGCTATCGTCATTATTCGCGGGCGCTGGACTGCGATATGATCTTTGCCGTTTATCTGCCGCCCCAGGCGGAAGAGGAACGGGTGCCACTGCTCTGGTGGCTGTCAGGTTTAACCTGCAACGATGAAAACTTCATGCAGAAGGCCGGTGCCCACCGGCTTGCCGCCGAGCTTGGGGTGGCCATTGTCTGCCCGGATACCAGTCCGAGAGGCACCGACCTGCCCGGTGAACATGAACGCTATGATCTGGGTTCTGGCGCGGGCTTTTATGTCAACGCCACTGAAGCCCCGTGGAAGCCGCATTACCGTATGTACGATTATGTGGCTGAAGAATTGCCCTCTGTGGTGCGTCAGCATTTTCCGGTCAATGGGCGCGAATCGATCAGCGGTCATTCCATGGGCGGCCATGGTGCTTTGATTCTGGCCTTGCGCCATCCAGGGCGCTTTCGCTCGGTATCGGCCTTTTCCCCAGTGGTCAACCCTATGGAGTGCCCCTGGGGTCGCAATGCCTTTAGCCATTACCTTGGCGATGATATTACCCGCTGGCGTCAGTACGATGCCTGCGAACTGGTGGCTAACGGCGCTTCACGCCAGCGGCTGTTTATTGATCAGGGTGAGGCTGACCAATTCCTTGAAGAACAGCTCAAGCCTGATCATCTGGAAGCCGTCTGCGAGAAGCATGACCATCCGCTGACGCTCAGGCGCCAACCGGGCTATGATCATTCCTACTTCTTTATTGCCACCTTTATTGAAGATCATCTGCGCTATCATGCTGAGCATTTATATAAGCGGTAA
- a CDS encoding S-(hydroxymethyl)glutathione dehydrogenase/class III alcohol dehydrogenase, translating to MKSRAAVALEAGKPLELVEIDVEGPKAGEVLVKMAATSVCHTDAYTLSGADPEGNFPAVLGHEGAGVVQEVGPGVTSVKPGDHVIPLYTAECGQCKFCLSGKTNLCGSVRATQGKGVMPDGTSRFSLEGKMLHHYMGTSTFSEYTVLPEVSLAVVSKEAPMDKICLLGCGVTTGIGAVLNTAKVEPGSTVAVFGLGAIGLAVIQGAMMAKAARIIAIDVNPDKFELAKQFGATDFVNPKDYNDPIQQVIVDLTDGGVDYSFECIGNVNVMRSALECCHKGWGESIIIGVAGAGEEIATRPFQLVTGRVWKGSAFGGVKGRSELPGYVERYMNGEINIDDFITHDMPFEQINEAFDLLHAGKSIRTVLHY from the coding sequence ATGAAATCACGTGCGGCAGTGGCGCTTGAAGCAGGCAAGCCACTTGAGCTGGTAGAAATTGATGTGGAAGGCCCGAAAGCCGGTGAAGTGCTGGTCAAAATGGCCGCCACCAGTGTCTGTCATACCGATGCCTATACGCTTTCAGGGGCAGACCCGGAAGGTAACTTCCCGGCGGTGCTGGGTCATGAGGGCGCGGGCGTTGTTCAGGAAGTGGGGCCTGGAGTTACCAGTGTCAAACCCGGTGACCATGTCATTCCGCTGTATACGGCAGAATGTGGCCAGTGCAAATTCTGCCTCTCGGGCAAGACCAACCTGTGTGGTTCAGTGCGCGCCACCCAGGGCAAAGGGGTCATGCCGGATGGCACCTCGCGTTTTTCGCTGGAAGGCAAGATGCTCCATCACTACATGGGCACCTCTACCTTCAGTGAATATACGGTGCTGCCGGAAGTGTCTCTGGCCGTGGTCTCCAAGGAAGCGCCCATGGACAAAATCTGCCTGCTGGGTTGTGGCGTCACCACCGGCATTGGTGCCGTGCTCAATACTGCCAAGGTAGAGCCAGGTTCAACCGTGGCTGTGTTTGGCTTGGGGGCGATTGGTCTGGCGGTGATTCAGGGCGCCATGATGGCCAAGGCTGCACGGATTATTGCCATTGACGTCAACCCGGACAAGTTTGAGTTGGCCAAGCAGTTCGGAGCGACCGATTTTGTTAACCCCAAGGACTACAATGACCCGATCCAGCAGGTGATTGTTGACCTGACTGACGGCGGCGTTGATTACTCCTTTGAGTGTATCGGCAATGTCAATGTCATGCGTTCGGCACTTGAGTGCTGCCATAAAGGCTGGGGAGAGTCGATCATCATCGGAGTAGCCGGTGCCGGGGAAGAAATTGCCACGCGGCCTTTCCAGCTGGTGACCGGGCGGGTCTGGAAAGGCTCTGCGTTCGGTGGAGTAAAAGGCCGCAGCGAATTGCCGGGATATGTCGAACGCTACATGAACGGTGAGATCAATATTGATGACTTCATTACCCATGATATGCCGTTTGAGCAGATCAACGAAGCCTTTGACCTGCTCCACGCGGGCAAGAGCATTCGTACCGTACTGCATTACTGA
- the rpoD gene encoding RNA polymerase sigma factor RpoD produces the protein MAGNAQQQSRLKELIARGKEQGFLTYAEVNDHLPEDIADPDQVEDIIGMINDMGISVVEEAPDEDTLMMSDHSTDESAAEEAVAALAAVESDVGRTTDPVRMYMREMGTVELLTREGEIEIAKRIEEGTREVMSALAYLPGAVASVLDAYDATQDEEAPGRLSDLFSGFIDPDEGIPGVAEAEVIEEPEIDTELGDDDVDTDDDEEDSTANEGGPDPEEARARFEQIREQNAAVEAAFAKHGSGSPELKAEQARLAELFSPIKLVPKHFERLVGQVRISVEQVRAQEKTIMQLCVKKAKVPRKTFIKSFPGHESRKAWLDDFQEAFPKYADRLEPLRADIARSQRKIAFEENMVQLNVGELKEVNRKLSIGEAKARRAKKEMVEANLRLVISIAKKYTNRGLQFLDLIQEGNIGLMKAVDKFEYRRGYKFSTYATWWIRQAITRSIADQARTIRIPVHMIETINKLNRVSRQMLQEMGREPTPEELGERLEMPEDKVRKVLKIAKEPISMETPIGDDDDSHLGDFIEDSSMLLPIDMATGEGLVEATRNVLGGLTAREAKVLRMRFGIDMNTDHTLEEVGKQFDVTRERIRQIEAKALRKLRHPSRSEPLRSFLDE, from the coding sequence ATGGCTGGAAATGCGCAGCAGCAGTCACGTCTGAAGGAGTTGATCGCGCGGGGTAAGGAGCAAGGCTTCCTGACCTACGCTGAGGTCAACGACCATCTACCCGAGGATATCGCTGATCCGGATCAAGTGGAAGACATCATCGGCATGATCAACGACATGGGAATCAGTGTCGTTGAAGAAGCGCCAGATGAAGACACCTTGATGATGTCGGATCACTCCACGGATGAGTCCGCTGCTGAAGAAGCAGTGGCAGCCCTGGCAGCAGTGGAAAGCGATGTTGGCCGAACCACTGACCCAGTGCGTATGTACATGCGCGAAATGGGGACGGTTGAGCTTCTGACCCGTGAAGGCGAGATCGAGATTGCCAAGCGTATTGAGGAAGGCACCCGTGAAGTCATGTCGGCACTGGCCTATCTGCCTGGTGCCGTGGCATCCGTTCTGGATGCCTATGATGCGACCCAGGATGAGGAAGCGCCGGGGCGTCTTTCCGACCTGTTTTCCGGCTTTATCGACCCCGATGAAGGTATTCCCGGTGTCGCCGAGGCTGAAGTGATTGAAGAGCCGGAAATTGATACCGAGCTTGGCGATGACGATGTCGACACTGACGACGATGAAGAAGACTCGACCGCCAATGAAGGTGGCCCGGATCCTGAAGAAGCGCGAGCGCGTTTTGAACAGATTCGTGAACAGAACGCCGCCGTTGAAGCTGCTTTTGCCAAGCATGGCAGTGGCAGCCCGGAGCTGAAAGCCGAGCAGGCGCGTCTGGCGGAGCTGTTCTCGCCGATCAAGCTGGTGCCCAAGCATTTCGAGCGTTTGGTCGGTCAGGTGCGTATCAGCGTCGAGCAGGTGCGTGCCCAGGAAAAGACCATCATGCAGCTATGCGTGAAGAAAGCCAAGGTGCCGCGCAAGACGTTTATCAAGTCGTTCCCGGGGCATGAATCACGCAAGGCATGGCTGGATGATTTTCAGGAAGCTTTCCCCAAGTACGCCGATCGCCTGGAGCCGCTACGCGCCGATATCGCCCGCTCCCAGCGCAAGATTGCCTTTGAAGAAAATATGGTTCAGCTCAACGTGGGCGAACTCAAAGAGGTGAATCGCAAGCTTTCTATCGGTGAAGCGAAGGCGCGTCGTGCCAAGAAGGAGATGGTCGAGGCCAACCTGCGTCTGGTGATTTCCATCGCCAAGAAGTATACCAATCGCGGCCTGCAGTTCCTGGATCTGATCCAGGAAGGCAACATTGGCTTGATGAAGGCCGTCGACAAGTTCGAATATCGCCGAGGCTACAAGTTCTCGACCTATGCGACCTGGTGGATCCGTCAGGCGATTACCCGCTCGATTGCCGACCAGGCGCGTACAATCCGTATTCCGGTACACATGATTGAGACCATCAACAAGCTCAATCGTGTGTCTCGCCAGATGCTGCAGGAAATGGGCCGTGAGCCGACACCTGAAGAGCTGGGCGAGCGTCTGGAAATGCCGGAAGACAAGGTTCGCAAGGTGCTCAAGATCGCCAAGGAACCGATCTCCATGGAAACGCCGATCGGTGATGACGACGACTCACACCTGGGTGATTTCATCGAAGACAGCTCCATGCTGTTGCCGATTGATATGGCCACCGGCGAAGGGCTGGTTGAAGCTACTCGCAACGTCCTTGGCGGGCTGACCGCACGAGAAGCCAAGGTGCTGCGTATGCGCTTCGGTATTGATATGAATACCGACCACACCCTGGAAGAGGTGGGTAAGCAGTTTGACGTGACCCGGGAACGGATTCGCCAGATTGAAGCCAAGGCGCTACGCAAGCTGCGCCACCCGAGCCGCTCGGAGCCGCTCCGCTCATTCCTTGATGAGTAA